From Desulfuromonas soudanensis, the proteins below share one genomic window:
- a CDS encoding response regulator transcription factor translates to MKTLTILIAEDNPKDFEFLEQILREWDEPFLIERAHNGKVALEMALREELPLVVSDIQMPELNGIEFARELWEKKPEARIVLWSQFKDEMYVRSLARIVPPETVYGYILKSNPRERISTAIRTVLIDDQCWVDPEVRKVQGRTGHSQTALSDIEYEALVDISLGLTDNLIAQRRYLSRRGVQSRLNSLYNKLGLDQEQFHGEKFGEAFNLRNRAVALAVRRGLINAFELEHEEEELQGWLKRFKATQRHD, encoded by the coding sequence ATGAAAACCCTCACCATCCTCATCGCCGAGGACAATCCCAAGGATTTCGAATTTCTCGAACAGATCCTGCGGGAATGGGACGAACCCTTCCTTATCGAGCGCGCTCACAACGGAAAGGTGGCCCTCGAGATGGCCCTCCGGGAAGAGCTGCCGCTGGTGGTCAGCGACATCCAGATGCCTGAACTCAACGGCATCGAGTTCGCCCGGGAACTGTGGGAGAAAAAGCCCGAGGCGCGCATCGTCCTGTGGAGCCAGTTCAAGGACGAGATGTACGTTCGCTCCCTGGCGCGGATCGTCCCCCCCGAAACGGTTTACGGCTACATCCTCAAGTCCAACCCCCGGGAGCGGATTTCGACGGCCATCCGCACCGTTCTCATTGACGACCAGTGCTGGGTCGACCCCGAGGTCCGCAAGGTACAGGGTCGGACCGGACACAGCCAGACCGCCCTCTCGGACATCGAGTACGAAGCCCTGGTCGACATCTCCCTGGGACTCACCGACAACCTCATCGCCCAGCGTCGCTATCTTTCCCGGCGCGGGGTGCAGAGCCGCCTCAATTCCCTCTACAACAAGCTCGGCCTCGACCAGGAACAGTTCCACGGCGAAAAATTCGGCGAGGCCTTCAATCTGCGCAACCGGGCGGTGGCGCTGGCGGTTCGCCGTGGCCTGATCAATGCCTTCGAGCTCGAGCATGAGGAAGAGGAGCTGCAGGGGTGGCTCAAACGCTTCAAGGCGACGCAGCGCCACGACTGA
- a CDS encoding ribbon-helix-helix protein, CopG family — MGRTVKQPKKFIVSCRVDDEEMRLLVERARSSHTSISELLRRSLELCEEHPALEKRHASATYA; from the coding sequence ATGGGACGCACCGTCAAGCAACCGAAAAAGTTCATCGTCTCCTGTCGCGTCGACGACGAGGAGATGCGCCTTCTCGTCGAACGCGCCAGAAGCAGCCACACCAGCATCTCCGAACTTCTGCGCCGCAGTCTCGAGCTCTGCGAAGAGCATCCAGCTTTAGAAAAACGCCACGCCAGCGCCACCTACGCATAA
- a CDS encoding acetate kinase, translated as MKILALNCGSSSVKYQLFDWQRKEVIAKGMVERVTIENSFIVHEVPGRETFRQEHECPDHKVAVQLILKTLVGAAHGVIKDISEVSAVGHRVVHGGEKFASSVVIDDAVLNAIKEMQHLAPLHNPPNIAGIEAAQAVLPEVSHVAIFDTAFHQTMPKHAFTYPLPYEWYEKHGVRRYGFHGTSHLYVSKRAAAILGKDPADCRLVTMHIGNGVSHCAIKGGISIDTSMGLTPLEGAVMGTRCGDIDPAIPAFIMEREGLTALELDSCLNKKSGILGITGAYTDRRDVIAAAEKGCERSRLAIEIEGYRLRKYVGSYAAALGGLDAVVFTAGVGEMSPLVREKTLEGLEFLGIHLDHEKNRQTMTRKRETIITRADSPVKVIVIPTDEELVFTEDVAAILAGTYTDHMHFEYSFSRRDFARQAA; from the coding sequence ATGAAAATTCTCGCCCTGAACTGCGGCAGTTCCTCCGTGAAATACCAGCTCTTCGACTGGCAGCGCAAGGAAGTCATCGCCAAGGGTATGGTGGAGCGGGTCACGATCGAAAATTCCTTCATCGTGCATGAGGTGCCGGGGCGGGAGACTTTCCGCCAGGAGCATGAGTGTCCCGATCACAAGGTGGCGGTGCAGCTGATTCTGAAGACTTTGGTCGGTGCCGCCCATGGGGTCATCAAGGATATTTCCGAAGTCTCGGCCGTGGGGCACCGCGTGGTCCACGGCGGCGAGAAGTTCGCCAGTTCGGTGGTCATCGACGACGCCGTCCTGAACGCCATCAAGGAGATGCAGCACCTGGCGCCCCTGCACAACCCTCCGAATATCGCCGGGATCGAAGCCGCCCAGGCGGTCCTTCCCGAAGTTTCCCACGTCGCCATCTTCGATACGGCCTTTCACCAGACGATGCCGAAACACGCCTTCACCTACCCCCTTCCTTACGAATGGTACGAAAAACACGGAGTGCGACGCTACGGATTCCACGGCACCAGCCATCTCTACGTCTCCAAGCGGGCGGCGGCCATTCTCGGCAAGGACCCTGCCGACTGCCGACTGGTCACCATGCACATCGGCAACGGCGTCTCCCACTGCGCCATCAAGGGAGGAATCTCCATCGATACCTCCATGGGACTGACCCCCCTCGAGGGGGCGGTGATGGGGACGCGCTGCGGCGACATCGATCCGGCCATCCCCGCCTTTATCATGGAACGCGAGGGGCTCACGGCCCTGGAGCTCGACTCCTGCCTCAACAAGAAGTCGGGGATACTCGGTATCACCGGCGCCTACACCGACCGGCGCGACGTCATCGCCGCCGCCGAAAAGGGGTGCGAGCGCAGCCGGCTGGCCATCGAGATCGAAGGGTACCGGCTGCGCAAGTACGTCGGGTCCTACGCCGCCGCTCTCGGCGGCCTCGACGCAGTGGTCTTCACTGCCGGGGTCGGCGAAATGAGCCCTCTGGTGCGGGAGAAGACCCTCGAGGGACTCGAGTTCCTCGGCATTCATCTCGACCATGAAAAGAATCGCCAGACCATGACCCGGAAGCGCGAGACGATCATCACCAGGGCCGATTCACCGGTCAAGGTCATCGTCATCCCCACGGACGAGGAGCTGGTCTTTACCGAAGACGTGGCCGCCATCCTCGCCGGGACCTACACCGACCACATGCATTTCGAATACTCCTTCAGCCGCCGGGACTTCGCCCGCCAGGCCGCCTGA
- a CDS encoding HAMP domain-containing protein codes for MRLALKHQIILAPATILLLMTLLLSFLQYTYWDLSVKRQEARRLGTVFIALAEADLATQRMQGFAQHLGRDPYLEVGSLAEVTELYRYLSAALQRITELLPLPDQTLALLKQAQYDLNPENGLDAQRILDAVALLRPQLSTLAEASQNQRQKLRGVHNQDIDELVARTAFVSIVVLGTAILVGIFLSLYFARRILRRIQSLSESAGRIAAGDLSPPTPPPKVRDELDGLTLSINRMTERLIRVVGTEKLLEGAEEERRRIAMDIHDQTLSDLSAIRRDLEGIDCPGAPALAEDLQRAMANLREVMDDLHPQTLDILGLGAALQSHLESHLAKGTLPRYHLYSAPEVETAGLSRLALLSLYRIAVEAIHNVIKHAGASRYEVNLDRRGDTVVLSVEDNGTGFEPAERFGRGGRGLYNIRERARGIGATVAWSPSRFSTGTRFELTLPLEGEKETR; via the coding sequence ATGCGCCTGGCACTCAAACATCAGATCATTCTCGCTCCGGCCACCATCCTGCTGTTGATGACCCTTCTTCTCAGCTTTCTCCAGTACACCTACTGGGACCTGTCGGTGAAGCGTCAGGAAGCGCGGAGGCTCGGAACGGTCTTCATCGCCCTTGCCGAGGCCGATCTGGCAACGCAGCGAATGCAGGGCTTTGCGCAGCACCTCGGTCGCGACCCCTATCTTGAGGTCGGCAGCCTCGCGGAAGTGACCGAACTCTACCGCTATCTCTCCGCGGCGCTGCAGCGCATCACCGAGTTGCTCCCCCTCCCCGATCAGACCCTCGCCCTGCTGAAGCAGGCGCAGTACGATCTCAATCCCGAAAACGGCCTGGACGCCCAGCGGATTCTCGATGCCGTCGCCCTGCTCCGTCCCCAGCTCAGCACCCTGGCCGAGGCAAGCCAGAATCAGCGGCAGAAACTGCGCGGCGTACACAATCAGGACATCGATGAACTGGTGGCCCGTACCGCCTTCGTCTCCATCGTCGTTCTCGGAACCGCCATCCTGGTGGGGATCTTCCTCTCCCTCTATTTCGCCCGCCGCATTCTGCGGCGGATTCAGAGCCTCTCGGAAAGCGCCGGCCGCATCGCCGCCGGCGATCTCTCTCCCCCCACCCCGCCGCCGAAGGTGCGCGACGAACTCGACGGCCTCACCCTCTCCATCAACCGCATGACCGAGCGCCTGATCCGGGTCGTCGGAACGGAAAAGCTCCTCGAGGGAGCCGAGGAGGAGCGGCGGCGCATCGCCATGGACATTCACGACCAGACTCTTTCCGATCTCTCGGCGATCCGCCGCGATCTCGAGGGGATCGACTGTCCCGGGGCTCCCGCCCTCGCCGAGGATCTGCAGCGGGCCATGGCCAATCTGCGGGAGGTGATGGACGATCTTCACCCCCAGACCCTCGACATCCTCGGTCTCGGCGCCGCCCTTCAATCGCACCTCGAGAGCCACCTCGCCAAGGGAACCCTCCCCCGGTACCATCTCTACAGCGCCCCGGAAGTCGAGACTGCCGGCCTTTCCCGCCTGGCTCTCCTCTCCCTGTACCGCATCGCCGTCGAGGCGATTCACAACGTCATCAAGCACGCCGGCGCCAGCCGCTACGAGGTCAACCTCGACCGCCGCGGCGATACGGTCGTCCTCTCCGTTGAAGACAACGGCACCGGCTTCGAACCGGCAGAGCGCTTCGGCCGCGGAGGACGCGGCCTTTACAACATCCGGGAGCGGGCCCGGGGGATCGGCGCCACCGTCGCCTGGAGCCCGTCGCGGTTTTCGACGGGGACCCGCTTTGAACTGACCCTCCCTCTCGAAGGGGAAAAGGAGACCCGATGA